Proteins co-encoded in one Alphaproteobacteria bacterium PA2 genomic window:
- a CDS encoding GMP synthase (glutamine-hydrolyzing), with protein MTQAAPTHERVLIVDFGSQVTQLIARRLRESGVYCEIHPYDKIEPMLDAFAPKAVILSGGPASAHEDESPSVTPRVFELGVPVLGICYGEMTLCQQLGGKVESGHSREFGRAEIRIERPCALLEGLGEVGDLETVWMSHGDKITAIPKGFSVAAASEGSPYAVIADEARRFYGVQFHPEVAHTPRGAQMLRNFTHRIAGLSGDWTMASFRQEMVAKIRAQVGEGRVICGLSGGVDSSVAAVLIHEAIGDQLTCVFVDTGLLRHNEAEQVVTLFRDHYNIPLIHVEAGDLFLGELAGVSDPETKRKIIGRLFIDVFDKESAKIEGAAFLAQGTLYPDVIESVSARGGPSAVIKSHHNVGGLPEYMKLKLVEPLRELFKDEVRALGVELGLAPAFVGRHPFPGPGLAIRIPGEITREKVAVLQQADAIYLDEIRKAGLYDRIWQAFAVLLPVKTVGVMGDARTYEDVLALRAVTSTDGMTADFFEFPWEVLGRCATRIINEVRGVNRVVYDVTSKPPGTIEWE; from the coding sequence ATGACCCAAGCTGCTCCTACCCATGAACGCGTCCTGATCGTCGATTTCGGCAGCCAGGTGACCCAGTTGATCGCCCGGCGCCTGCGGGAGAGCGGGGTCTATTGCGAGATCCATCCCTACGACAAGATCGAGCCCATGCTGGACGCCTTCGCCCCCAAGGCGGTGATCCTGTCCGGCGGCCCGGCCAGCGCCCATGAGGATGAGAGCCCCTCGGTCACGCCGCGGGTCTTCGAGCTGGGCGTTCCGGTCCTGGGCATCTGCTATGGGGAAATGACCCTCTGCCAGCAGCTGGGCGGCAAGGTCGAGAGCGGCCATTCCCGGGAATTCGGCCGGGCCGAGATCCGCATTGAGCGTCCCTGCGCCCTGCTGGAAGGTCTGGGCGAGGTCGGCGATCTCGAAACCGTCTGGATGAGTCACGGCGACAAGATCACCGCCATCCCGAAAGGCTTCTCCGTCGCCGCCGCCTCAGAGGGCAGCCCCTATGCAGTGATCGCCGACGAAGCCCGCCGGTTCTATGGCGTCCAGTTCCATCCGGAAGTGGCCCACACCCCCCGCGGCGCGCAGATGCTGCGCAACTTCACTCACAGGATCGCGGGCCTTTCCGGCGACTGGACCATGGCCTCCTTCCGCCAGGAAATGGTCGCAAAGATCCGCGCCCAGGTGGGCGAGGGCAGGGTGATCTGCGGCCTGTCGGGCGGGGTGGACTCGTCTGTCGCCGCCGTCCTGATCCATGAGGCCATTGGCGATCAGCTGACCTGCGTCTTCGTCGACACCGGCCTGTTGCGCCACAACGAGGCCGAGCAGGTGGTGACCCTGTTCCGCGACCACTACAACATCCCCCTGATCCACGTGGAGGCTGGCGACCTGTTCCTGGGCGAGCTGGCCGGGGTTTCCGACCCTGAGACCAAGCGCAAGATCATCGGCCGCCTGTTCATCGACGTCTTCGACAAGGAATCCGCCAAGATCGAAGGCGCCGCCTTCCTGGCCCAGGGCACCCTCTATCCCGACGTCATCGAGAGCGTCTCGGCCCGGGGCGGGCCCTCGGCGGTGATCAAGAGCCACCACAATGTCGGCGGCCTGCCCGAATACATGAAGCTCAAGCTGGTGGAGCCCCTGCGCGAGCTCTTCAAGGACGAGGTCCGCGCCCTGGGCGTCGAACTGGGTCTGGCGCCCGCCTTTGTCGGCCGTCACCCCTTCCCGGGACCGGGCCTGGCCATCCGCATTCCGGGCGAGATCACCCGGGAAAAGGTCGCCGTCCTGCAGCAGGCCGACGCCATCTATCTGGATGAGATCCGCAAGGCCGGCCTCTACGACAGGATCTGGCAGGCCTTCGCCGTCCTCCTGCCGGTCAAGACCGTAGGCGTCATGGGCGACGCCCGTACCTATGAAGATGTGCTCGCCCTGCGCGCCGTCACCTCCACCGACGGGATGACTGCCGACTTCTTCGAATTCCCCTGGGAGGTGCTGGGCCGCTGCGCCACCCGGATCATCAACGAGGTCCGGGGCGTCAACCGCGTGGTCTATGACGTCACCAGCAAGCCGCCCGGGACAATTGAGTGGGAATAA
- a CDS encoding transcriptional regulator — MKRQPEPAIHRTIRRQQLRDLVPLADTTIYDMEQRGEFPQRFYLTARCVVWDLSEVEAWLEDRRRASRARAMKRAPIPDVRLRKTRPVRHPARV; from the coding sequence ATGAAGCGCCAACCCGAACCCGCAATCCATCGGACCATCCGGCGCCAACAGCTCCGGGACCTCGTGCCGCTGGCGGATACCACCATCTATGACATGGAGCAGCGCGGTGAGTTTCCACAGCGGTTCTACCTCACAGCGCGCTGTGTGGTCTGGGACCTGTCGGAAGTCGAAGCCTGGCTTGAGGACCGGCGCCGCGCCTCTCGCGCAAGAGCCATGAAGCGCGCGCCCATTCCAGATGTACGGCTTCGCAAGACCCGTCCCGTCAGACATCCGGCCCGGGTGTGA
- a CDS encoding phage tail protein: MPTNSEFPKATYRYDPYRNFKFRVKWDGKYVAAVSKVSGLSRTTQGIRHREGGDPSTPHRLPGQSEYGAITLERGVTHDVAFEQWANKVWDYHNSTTDDQQGAAGNQDISLKDFRKDIVIDLYNEAGQKVMAYNIYRCWPSEFTALPEMDANGNAVAIQMLRLENEGWERDTTITEPTESSFTLPQG, from the coding sequence ATGCCGACCAATTCTGAATTCCCGAAGGCGACCTACCGTTACGACCCGTATCGCAACTTCAAGTTCCGGGTGAAGTGGGACGGAAAGTATGTGGCGGCTGTTTCCAAGGTCAGCGGCCTGTCCCGCACCACCCAGGGCATCAGACACAGGGAAGGCGGCGATCCCTCAACGCCCCACCGGCTGCCCGGCCAGAGCGAGTACGGGGCCATCACGCTAGAGCGCGGCGTCACCCACGACGTCGCCTTTGAGCAATGGGCGAACAAGGTCTGGGACTACCACAATTCCACGACGGACGATCAGCAGGGCGCCGCGGGCAATCAGGACATCTCCCTGAAGGACTTCCGCAAGGACATCGTCATCGACCTCTATAACGAGGCCGGACAGAAGGTCATGGCCTACAACATCTATCGCTGCTGGCCTTCGGAGTTCACCGCCCTTCCGGAGATGGACGCCAACGGCAATGCGGTGGCGATCCAGATGCTGAGGCTGGAGAACGAGGGCTGGGAAAGGGACACCACGATCACCGAGCCGACCGAGTCCAGCTTCACCCTGCCGCAGGGCTGA
- a CDS encoding recombinase, with amino-acid sequence MQIGYTQVSTASPDAAPAVEALKGAGCVEVLIETASGAQRERPALKAALARLVDHPGSKLVVCQLGTLAMSFRQLVATVRELDGKGLHLRSLAEGIDTQADGGSTYFVFAALSDFDKSVRLGHYSDGLKAAQRGRQKGGRPLALSLQDAERAKALLADRSFTVQQIARRLGVSSATLYRYIPGGRAALFARQQDRADDKT; translated from the coding sequence TTGCAGATCGGCTATACCCAGGTATCGACAGCAAGTCCCGACGCCGCGCCTGCGGTTGAGGCGTTGAAAGGCGCCGGCTGTGTTGAAGTCCTCATAGAAACCGCATCTGGGGCCCAGCGCGAGAGACCTGCCCTCAAGGCCGCGCTCGCACGGCTTGTAGACCACCCAGGAAGCAAACTGGTGGTCTGCCAGCTTGGAACCCTGGCGATGTCGTTTCGCCAGTTGGTTGCGACGGTGCGCGAACTGGACGGCAAGGGCCTTCACCTTCGGTCGCTCGCTGAAGGGATCGATACCCAAGCCGACGGTGGGTCGACCTACTTCGTATTTGCCGCGCTATCCGACTTCGATAAGTCGGTTCGTCTTGGGCACTATTCGGATGGCCTCAAGGCGGCGCAAAGGGGCCGGCAAAAGGGTGGGCGCCCCCTGGCCCTCAGTCTTCAGGATGCTGAACGAGCCAAGGCCCTCCTCGCTGACCGATCCTTCACGGTGCAACAGATTGCGCGCCGCCTTGGTGTATCGAGCGCAACCCTCTATCGGTATATTCCCGGTGGCCGGGCCGCACTATTCGCAAGGCAGCAAGATAGGGCTGACGACAAAACATGA
- a CDS encoding IMP dehydrogenase gives MEIREGLTFDDVLLEPGASDVMPTQVDTTTRFTREISLNIPIVSAAMDTVTESRLAIAMAQSGGMGILHRNLTIEEQADQVREVKRYESGMVINPMTINPDTPLKEVLEIKARRRISGFPVVEPGTGKLVGILTNRDMRFEGSSDAPAKTLMTSENLITVREGCTQAEARDLLRRHKIERLIVVDDAYRAVGLITVKDMEKAQAHPLAAKDGQGRLLVGAASTVGDPGFERSMALVDAGVDVVVIDTAHGHNSDVAKAVGRLRREANKVQIIAGNVATYDGARALIDAGADSVKVGIGPGSICTTRIVAGVGVPQLTAIADAVRAAKGTGVPVIADGGIKYSGDFAKAIAMGASVAMMGSAFAGTDEAPGEVFLYQGRSYKAYRGMGSLGAMANGSADRYFQKEVSTLKLVPEGIEGQVAYKGPIGGILHQMVGGLRAAMGYVGAPDILSFQDKARFIRITGAGLRESHVHDVMMTREAPNYTSPV, from the coding sequence ATGGAGATTCGCGAAGGGCTTACCTTCGACGACGTTTTGCTGGAACCCGGCGCGTCTGACGTCATGCCGACGCAGGTCGACACCACCACAAGGTTCACCCGCGAAATCAGTCTGAACATCCCCATCGTCTCGGCGGCGATGGATACGGTCACCGAGAGCCGGCTGGCCATCGCCATGGCCCAGTCGGGCGGCATGGGCATTCTGCACCGCAATCTGACGATCGAGGAACAGGCCGACCAGGTCCGCGAAGTCAAACGCTATGAAAGCGGCATGGTCATCAATCCGATGACCATCAATCCCGACACGCCCCTGAAGGAAGTGCTGGAGATCAAGGCCCGTCGGCGGATTTCCGGCTTCCCGGTGGTCGAGCCCGGCACGGGCAAGCTGGTGGGCATCCTCACCAATCGCGACATGCGGTTCGAGGGCTCGTCCGACGCCCCGGCCAAGACCCTGATGACCTCGGAAAACCTGATCACGGTCCGCGAGGGCTGCACCCAGGCCGAGGCCCGGGACCTGCTGCGCCGTCACAAGATCGAGCGGCTGATCGTGGTGGACGACGCCTATCGCGCCGTTGGCCTGATCACCGTCAAGGACATGGAAAAGGCCCAGGCCCATCCCCTGGCCGCCAAGGATGGTCAGGGCCGCCTGCTGGTCGGCGCCGCCTCCACCGTGGGCGATCCGGGCTTTGAGCGCTCCATGGCCCTGGTGGACGCCGGTGTGGACGTGGTGGTGATCGACACCGCCCACGGCCACAATTCCGATGTCGCCAAGGCGGTGGGTCGCCTGCGCCGGGAGGCCAACAAGGTCCAGATCATCGCCGGCAATGTGGCCACCTATGACGGGGCCCGCGCCCTGATCGACGCTGGCGCAGACTCGGTCAAGGTCGGCATTGGCCCGGGCTCGATCTGCACCACCCGCATTGTGGCGGGCGTGGGCGTTCCCCAGCTGACCGCCATCGCCGACGCGGTCCGCGCGGCCAAGGGTACCGGGGTTCCGGTCATTGCCGACGGCGGGATCAAGTATTCCGGCGACTTCGCCAAGGCCATCGCCATGGGCGCCTCGGTGGCCATGATGGGCTCGGCCTTTGCCGGCACGGACGAGGCTCCGGGCGAGGTCTTCCTCTACCAGGGACGGTCCTACAAGGCCTATCGCGGCATGGGCTCCCTGGGCGCCATGGCCAATGGCTCGGCCGACCGCTATTTCCAGAAGGAGGTCTCGACCCTGAAGCTGGTGCCGGAAGGCATTGAGGGTCAGGTGGCCTACAAGGGTCCGATCGGCGGCATCCTGCACCAGATGGTCGGCGGCCTGCGGGCGGCCATGGGCTATGTGGGCGCGCCGGACATACTGTCCTTCCAGGACAAGGCCCGGTTCATCCGGATCACCGGCGCCGGCCTTCGCGAAAGCCATGTGCACGACGTCATGATGACCCGTGAGGCCCCCAACTATACGAGCCCGGTCTGA
- a CDS encoding glutathione S-transferase, translating into MITIWGGQTSRSIRAVWVLEEMGLPYQIRQVDMLAPEPDPQFLAVNPAYYLPALQDGEVVMVESIAIMEYLMARYGPTPLAPTPQSPDFPAYQQFLHLGEAGLATLMMPVVVSRFLAPEAERENWGAAWCEQAFQKRLKLVSARLAASPYLAGETFTAADISVTYALGLGQRNCGLVLGDVEQAYMERTTGREAYKRAMERSFEGVDN; encoded by the coding sequence ATGATCACCATCTGGGGCGGACAGACCTCGCGATCGATCCGGGCCGTCTGGGTGCTGGAGGAGATGGGCCTGCCCTACCAGATCCGGCAGGTGGACATGCTGGCGCCCGAGCCGGACCCGCAATTCCTGGCGGTCAATCCCGCCTACTACCTCCCGGCCCTGCAGGACGGCGAAGTCGTCATGGTCGAGTCCATCGCCATCATGGAGTACCTGATGGCCCGCTATGGCCCGACGCCGCTTGCGCCAACACCCCAGTCACCGGACTTTCCCGCCTATCAGCAGTTCCTGCACCTGGGTGAAGCCGGCCTTGCGACCCTGATGATGCCCGTCGTCGTCAGCCGCTTCCTGGCGCCCGAAGCCGAGCGGGAGAACTGGGGCGCGGCCTGGTGCGAGCAGGCCTTCCAGAAGCGGCTGAAGCTGGTCAGCGCGCGCCTCGCCGCCTCCCCCTACCTCGCCGGCGAAACCTTCACCGCCGCCGACATCTCGGTGACCTACGCCCTGGGGCTGGGGCAGAGGAACTGCGGGCTGGTGCTTGGGGATGTGGAGCAGGCGTATATGGAGCGGACGACGGGCCGCGAGGCGTACAAGCGGGCTATGGAGAGGTCGTTTGAGGGGGTGGACAATTAG
- a CDS encoding glycosyl transferase family 1, with protein sequence MRIAWASPIDQRSAIGRDGLRVARTLALWGNSVRIISTDTVTGGKPLKTDFEVLDWRNTSADILRRDFDILVAAVGDNFHFHGGMFNLLGHIPTVGIFHDFYLYDLFNGWLWDDGRRPDDLRGRLHDHEVLAIYGPQLVGPGRSARSGDLDLAGIAESLPMTEWVARLCDGALAHSSFYMDRLLAACPGPVAEAAMPLAGRGIAPLGDQAQSRVRILTVGVMNPNKCVDLVIEAIGRSPALCESVDYHLAGPIEPAEADRLTQLASSLGYKGLTIHGAVSDDVLNVQLEASDIICCLRRPVLEGASGSAIEGLLAGRPLIVANAGFYADLPNHLVFKVPKTLDADALTGQLLRLVQDPALRRETGSAARSWAEGRFRLETYVLGLETLMRDTITAKAVINVGQRFGRDLQGLGISKDDPAVVAISATLSGLLVTQAG encoded by the coding sequence ATGAGGATTGCCTGGGCAAGTCCCATTGATCAGCGCTCGGCGATCGGGCGGGATGGACTGAGGGTTGCCCGCACGCTCGCCCTTTGGGGTAACTCCGTGCGGATCATCTCGACCGATACGGTGACGGGCGGGAAGCCGCTGAAGACCGATTTCGAGGTATTGGACTGGAGAAACACTTCAGCGGACATCCTCCGACGGGATTTCGACATACTGGTGGCCGCGGTCGGCGACAATTTCCACTTCCACGGCGGCATGTTCAACCTGCTGGGCCATATCCCAACTGTTGGGATCTTCCACGACTTCTACCTCTACGACCTCTTCAACGGTTGGCTTTGGGATGACGGGCGAAGGCCTGACGACCTCCGGGGTCGGCTGCACGATCATGAGGTTCTGGCGATCTATGGACCTCAATTGGTCGGGCCGGGCAGATCTGCCCGATCCGGGGATCTGGACCTGGCCGGCATCGCCGAAAGTCTGCCGATGACGGAGTGGGTCGCCAGACTCTGCGATGGCGCCCTCGCCCATTCCAGTTTCTACATGGATCGCCTCCTCGCAGCTTGCCCCGGCCCGGTTGCAGAAGCCGCCATGCCTCTTGCCGGTCGCGGAATTGCGCCCTTGGGGGATCAGGCCCAATCCAGGGTCCGGATCCTCACGGTCGGCGTGATGAACCCCAACAAGTGCGTTGATCTGGTCATAGAGGCGATCGGGCGCTCCCCTGCCCTATGTGAGAGCGTTGACTATCATCTTGCAGGCCCGATTGAGCCGGCGGAGGCTGATCGCCTCACCCAACTGGCTTCCAGCCTGGGATACAAAGGCCTGACCATTCATGGCGCGGTCAGTGATGACGTCCTTAATGTACAGCTGGAGGCGTCAGACATCATCTGCTGTCTGCGACGTCCCGTCCTTGAAGGCGCGTCAGGATCAGCCATTGAGGGTCTGCTTGCGGGGCGCCCCCTCATCGTGGCCAACGCAGGCTTCTATGCCGACCTGCCAAATCATCTGGTTTTCAAAGTCCCCAAGACCCTCGACGCCGACGCCTTGACTGGGCAACTGCTTCGCCTGGTCCAGGATCCCGCCCTCCGGCGAGAGACCGGGTCTGCAGCAAGATCATGGGCCGAGGGCCGCTTTCGGCTGGAAACCTATGTCCTGGGCCTTGAAACCCTCATGCGGGATACGATTACGGCCAAGGCCGTGATCAATGTCGGCCAGAGATTTGGCCGGGACCTGCAAGGCCTCGGAATTTCGAAGGATGATCCAGCTGTAGTTGCAATCTCAGCAACCCTGTCAGGCCTTCTGGTGACCCAAGCCGGCTGA
- a CDS encoding methyltransferase, with product MGPRFDEIEVKIRPLVTFDEDSYAIRLRDGYAMVPRSEPVFAVMVANATSEGLEPGTRRVLQALIEPGMVVADVGANVGLLTLACAVATGPSGRVLAFEPEAGPRAQLLKTRHLNGLRWVDVHDLAVGAKTEVKTFNVSPVIGHSSLYALPEEDGAGREISVQVTRLDDVIAKGARLDVVKIDVEGAELDVLSGMDRILAENPDIALVAEYGPSHLARIGITPKAWFKAFKDAGFDGYAISEPSGVCRKVTYGDLKDVVSVNLAFVRSKGAAYKRLPK from the coding sequence ATGGGCCCAAGGTTCGATGAGATCGAGGTGAAGATCCGGCCCCTGGTCACCTTTGACGAGGACTCCTACGCCATCCGCCTTCGGGACGGTTACGCCATGGTGCCGCGGAGCGAGCCGGTCTTTGCGGTCATGGTCGCAAACGCCACCTCAGAGGGCCTCGAGCCCGGCACCCGCCGCGTCCTGCAGGCCTTGATTGAGCCCGGGATGGTTGTTGCCGATGTTGGCGCCAATGTCGGCCTGCTGACCCTTGCCTGCGCCGTTGCGACCGGCCCCAGCGGCCGTGTCCTAGCCTTTGAGCCTGAGGCCGGCCCCCGGGCTCAGCTTTTGAAAACCAGGCATCTGAACGGCCTGCGTTGGGTGGACGTGCACGACCTGGCCGTCGGCGCGAAGACAGAGGTCAAAACCTTCAATGTCAGCCCGGTGATCGGGCACAGCTCGCTGTATGCCCTGCCGGAAGAAGATGGGGCGGGACGCGAAATCTCCGTCCAGGTGACCCGACTGGATGATGTCATAGCAAAGGGCGCGCGCCTTGATGTCGTGAAAATAGATGTCGAAGGCGCCGAGCTGGATGTCCTCAGCGGCATGGACCGAATTCTCGCTGAAAACCCCGACATCGCCCTTGTCGCCGAATACGGGCCGTCCCACCTGGCCCGCATTGGCATCACGCCCAAGGCCTGGTTCAAGGCCTTCAAGGACGCGGGTTTTGATGGCTATGCGATATCAGAGCCAAGTGGTGTCTGTCGGAAGGTCACTTACGGGGATTTGAAGGATGTCGTGTCTGTGAATCTGGCTTTTGTGCGATCCAAGGGCGCAGCTTACAAGCGGCTTCCGAAATGA
- a CDS encoding MFS transporter, giving the protein MRDGGRVTAAIEVLTDVETRHKPIRMALKNWGEGARYAGSKDRAYVSGLALDALRRRRSLGWRMGDESPRAAILGVLAYEWGWSLDRLAEAVAEEFHGHGPLTEAERVTLTTPIALTDAPASVQGDYPAWLEASFQRVFGDHAAEEGAALSERAPVDLRVNTLKSDPARALKATSPLNAEALPELETALRIPAPAASERAGSVETIPAFSKGWFEVQDLGSQIAAACAGDVKGAQVLDLCAGGGGKTLALAAAMGNTGQIYAYDSEARRLADTIRRGDRAGVRNLQIRSPVHDDALKGLDNRMDVVFIDAPCSGSGAWRRHPDTKWRLSEETFAKRQADQDAVLDLGAKFVKVGGRMIYVTCSVLAEEDEDRVAAFLARSSGFAVRPATMQFVQHLTPEGYLRLTPKSAGTDGFFVAVLERTA; this is encoded by the coding sequence TTGCGTGACGGCGGCCGAGTTACTGCGGCGATTGAAGTTCTGACTGACGTCGAAACCCGTCACAAACCCATTCGCATGGCGCTCAAGAACTGGGGCGAGGGGGCCCGCTATGCGGGGTCGAAGGACCGCGCCTATGTCTCGGGCCTGGCCCTGGACGCCCTGCGCCGTCGCCGGTCCCTTGGCTGGCGGATGGGCGATGAGAGCCCCCGGGCGGCCATTCTGGGCGTGCTCGCTTACGAGTGGGGCTGGTCCCTGGATCGCCTGGCCGAGGCCGTCGCCGAAGAGTTCCACGGCCATGGCCCCCTGACCGAGGCCGAGCGCGTCACCCTGACCACGCCGATTGCACTGACTGACGCCCCGGCTTCGGTGCAGGGCGACTATCCGGCCTGGCTGGAGGCCTCCTTCCAGCGGGTGTTTGGCGACCATGCAGCGGAGGAGGGGGCGGCCCTCTCCGAGCGGGCGCCGGTGGACCTGCGGGTCAATACCCTGAAATCCGATCCGGCCCGGGCGCTGAAGGCGACCTCGCCCCTGAACGCCGAAGCCCTGCCTGAGCTTGAAACCGCCCTGCGTATTCCGGCCCCAGCGGCCTCGGAGCGGGCGGGCTCGGTCGAGACCATTCCGGCCTTTTCCAAGGGTTGGTTCGAGGTGCAGGACCTGGGCTCGCAGATCGCGGCCGCCTGCGCCGGCGACGTCAAGGGCGCCCAGGTGCTGGACCTCTGCGCCGGGGGCGGGGGCAAGACCCTGGCCCTGGCCGCGGCCATGGGAAATACCGGCCAGATCTACGCCTATGACAGCGAAGCGCGACGCCTGGCCGACACCATCCGCCGGGGCGACCGGGCAGGCGTGCGTAACCTGCAGATCCGCTCGCCGGTCCATGATGATGCGCTGAAGGGCCTGGATAACCGCATGGACGTGGTCTTCATCGACGCCCCATGCTCGGGTTCGGGCGCCTGGCGCCGGCACCCCGACACCAAGTGGCGGCTCAGCGAAGAGACCTTCGCCAAGCGTCAGGCCGACCAGGACGCCGTCCTCGATCTGGGGGCGAAGTTCGTCAAGGTCGGCGGCCGGATGATCTATGTGACCTGCTCCGTCCTCGCCGAAGAGGACGAGGACCGGGTCGCAGCCTTCCTGGCCCGCAGCTCCGGCTTCGCCGTGCGCCCGGCCACCATGCAATTTGTTCAGCACCTGACCCCTGAGGGTTATCTGCGCCTGACCCCCAAGAGCGCCGGCACCGACGGCTTCTTCGTGGCGGTCCTGGAGCGGACAGCCTAG
- a CDS encoding integrase: MLTDAAIKALKPKDKLYKVVDRDGMYVVVQPAGSIVFRMDYRLNGRRETLTLGRYGASGLSLARAREKVIDARRAISEGRSPAQEKQREKRRLQEARNFGEFGERWLKEARMADSTRAMRRSIFERDVLPAFRKRLLKEVLPEDLRGLCAKVKARGAPATAVHVRDIVKQVFAFAILHGEKVANPGDEVGPASIATFVPKDRSLSPGEIRILLSQLEHVATLPTIRLGLKLILLSMVRKSELQDAVWDEVDFENAVWSIPKERMKRSKAHNVYLSDQMVDIFIALKTCAGNSRYVLPSRYDADAPMSRATFNRITTAVVERAQKEGLPLEPFTVHDLRRTGSTLLNELGFNSDWIEKCLAHEDGRSSRGVYNKAEYELQRRHMMQEWSNLVDAWAAGRKYSPTLYPPTMDMFTPGPDV; encoded by the coding sequence ATGCTGACTGATGCAGCTATCAAGGCACTGAAACCAAAGGATAAATTGTACAAGGTGGTGGACCGTGACGGTATGTATGTCGTGGTCCAGCCCGCTGGCTCCATCGTCTTCCGCATGGACTACCGTCTGAACGGCCGTCGGGAGACCCTGACCCTCGGTCGCTATGGCGCATCCGGACTCAGCCTGGCCCGGGCCCGTGAGAAGGTGATCGACGCCAGGCGCGCCATTTCCGAAGGCCGTTCTCCCGCCCAGGAGAAGCAGCGCGAGAAACGGCGCCTTCAGGAAGCCCGGAACTTTGGCGAGTTTGGGGAGCGCTGGCTGAAGGAGGCGCGCATGGCCGACAGCACCCGCGCCATGCGCAGATCGATCTTCGAACGTGATGTCCTTCCTGCGTTCAGAAAACGGCTGCTGAAGGAGGTCCTGCCCGAAGACCTGCGAGGGCTATGCGCCAAGGTCAAAGCGCGAGGGGCGCCGGCGACGGCTGTCCACGTGAGGGACATCGTAAAACAGGTCTTCGCCTTCGCCATTCTTCACGGAGAGAAGGTCGCCAACCCTGGTGACGAAGTCGGGCCGGCCTCCATTGCGACCTTCGTGCCAAAGGACCGCTCCCTGTCACCCGGTGAGATCCGCATACTGCTCAGTCAGCTAGAGCATGTGGCGACATTGCCTACGATCCGGCTGGGACTGAAGTTGATCCTCCTGTCCATGGTGCGAAAGAGCGAGCTGCAGGATGCGGTCTGGGATGAAGTCGACTTCGAAAACGCGGTCTGGTCGATCCCCAAGGAGCGCATGAAGCGCTCAAAGGCGCACAACGTCTATCTGTCGGATCAGATGGTCGACATCTTTATTGCCCTCAAGACCTGCGCCGGAAACTCCAGATACGTCCTGCCTTCGCGATACGACGCTGATGCGCCCATGTCCCGGGCGACGTTCAACCGGATCACGACGGCGGTTGTGGAACGGGCGCAGAAGGAGGGATTGCCGCTTGAGCCTTTCACAGTTCATGATCTTCGGCGGACAGGTTCAACCCTGCTGAACGAGTTGGGGTTCAACAGCGACTGGATCGAGAAGTGCCTGGCGCACGAGGATGGGCGGTCTTCAAGGGGCGTCTACAACAAGGCCGAGTATGAGCTTCAACGGCGTCACATGATGCAGGAGTGGTCCAATCTGGTGGATGCCTGGGCGGCGGGGCGGAAGTATTCGCCAACCCTTTATCCACCTACCATGGACATGTTCACACCCGGGCCGGATGTCTGA